One stretch of Nitrospirota bacterium DNA includes these proteins:
- a CDS encoding phospholipase D-like domain-containing protein, which translates to MQNDLFGKQKFRDVTTSISGIRDNHNRGAVGDFLKTKIKEGSNLSVVSAYFTIYAFDALKDHLRQIQEMRFLFGEPRFIQSLDPDKTDKKAFKLIDDGLKLENRLEQKRVARECAAWLSEKVQIKSIRQTNLLHGKMYHMSTDGIDDAIMGSSNFTVRGLGLGEANNIELNLEVDSNRDRKDLKSWFDEIWNDEKLVVDVKQDVLNSLSKLYANHPPQFIYYLTLFNLFREFLDGKRELDETLRKTALPDTHVWQKLFSFQKDGAKAAINKILANNGCILADSVGLGKTFTALAVIKYFELRNERVLVLCPKKLRRNWTVYRSNSTLNPFLADRFRYDVLSHTDLSRTTGSIDDIDLSTLNWGNYDLVVIDESHNFRNNAVNRQRPGEKPRRSRYQRLIEDIVKSGVRTKILLLSATPVNNQLSDLRNQISFIAGGDVARDDQADASFTEKLGITSVRETTRIAQTHFTNWSKKPAAERKTRDLLAALGGDFFKLLDGLSIARSRRQIASYYKNEMKELGGFPRRTTPRSEHPTIDLQQRYLSFEQLDREISDLHLALYHPTAKLRKDLPTAIRDMYQDKILGGFTQEGREKILIAMMKVNFLKRLESSVDSFRLTLERTIEKINRLEERILAFEKHIDENPEIDYDTLTPDQFEDPDFDREEFTIGGKRRIHLGHIDLPEWLKEVRQDRVQLQFLLEKTTAVRPDRDGKLATLRTIIEEKTKSPSINKDGKQIRKILVFTAFADTARYLYEQLAPWARQTLGIHTALVVGTGDNKTSLAEPSSDFDDILTNFSPLSKFRELQERFPQDEEIDLLIATDCISEGQNLQDCDLLVNYDIHWNPVRIIQRFGRIDRLKSRNNEVNLVNFWPVADLDRYLNVKHRVEARMALVDISATQTDNLLDPGQLEELIREDLLFRDRQLKRLKDEILDLEDLDDSVSLTDFSLDEFRLDLLQYIESRKEELEDAGPGLYAVVPPKEDIPACKPGVIFCLRHNGAHAAKKKEAADRQPGDSAPINPLLPHYLVYVHDDGTIRYSFAQPKESLLLMRSIASGEEAAIEKICDLFDSRTADGTDMSHYDSLIKKALASIEHTFQRRAASALLSGRGGVLPTAEETPVADTGEFELITWLVIMEPHKD; encoded by the coding sequence ATGCAGAATGACCTGTTTGGTAAACAGAAATTTCGCGATGTAACAACCTCGATATCGGGCATACGGGATAACCACAACCGGGGTGCGGTTGGCGACTTCCTGAAAACTAAAATAAAGGAAGGTTCCAATCTTTCGGTAGTATCTGCCTATTTCACTATTTATGCCTTTGATGCTCTCAAAGATCATCTCAGGCAGATTCAAGAAATGAGATTTCTTTTCGGAGAACCTCGTTTTATTCAATCTCTCGATCCGGATAAAACGGACAAGAAAGCATTCAAGTTGATAGATGACGGTCTCAAACTAGAAAACAGGCTGGAACAGAAGCGTGTAGCGAGGGAGTGCGCTGCGTGGTTAAGTGAGAAAGTCCAAATTAAATCAATAAGACAAACGAATTTACTGCATGGCAAAATGTATCACATGTCCACTGATGGTATTGACGATGCCATAATGGGCAGTTCGAATTTTACGGTTCGAGGCCTTGGCCTTGGCGAGGCCAACAATATCGAATTAAACCTTGAAGTAGACAGCAATCGCGATCGGAAGGATCTTAAATCGTGGTTCGACGAAATCTGGAACGACGAAAAGCTGGTTGTTGATGTTAAACAGGATGTCTTAAACTCCCTGTCTAAACTTTATGCAAATCATCCGCCCCAGTTCATCTATTATCTGACGCTGTTCAATCTGTTCAGGGAATTTCTTGACGGCAAGCGGGAATTAGACGAAACACTTCGCAAGACAGCTCTACCCGATACTCACGTTTGGCAGAAGCTGTTTTCCTTCCAAAAGGACGGGGCGAAGGCGGCCATTAATAAGATCCTTGCCAATAACGGCTGCATCCTTGCTGACAGCGTAGGACTTGGCAAAACCTTTACCGCACTGGCTGTTATCAAGTATTTCGAATTGAGAAACGAGCGGGTTCTTGTGCTTTGTCCCAAGAAACTGCGCCGCAACTGGACGGTCTATCGTTCCAACAGCACGCTTAATCCCTTTCTTGCCGATCGTTTTCGTTATGACGTGCTCTCGCATACGGATCTTTCTCGAACGACCGGGTCAATTGACGATATTGACCTGTCCACGTTGAACTGGGGCAACTATGATCTAGTCGTGATCGACGAATCCCATAACTTCCGCAATAACGCGGTCAACCGTCAGCGGCCGGGAGAAAAGCCGCGCCGCAGCAGGTATCAGCGACTGATCGAAGATATCGTCAAGTCCGGCGTTCGCACCAAGATCCTTTTGCTTTCTGCTACTCCGGTAAACAATCAATTATCCGACCTGCGAAATCAGATCTCCTTCATTGCGGGGGGCGACGTAGCCCGCGACGACCAGGCCGATGCTTCGTTTACAGAAAAGCTCGGGATAACTTCCGTTCGCGAGACCACCCGCATAGCCCAAACGCATTTTACGAACTGGTCTAAGAAGCCGGCTGCTGAAAGAAAAACCAGAGATCTCCTTGCCGCACTCGGCGGTGATTTCTTCAAGTTGCTTGACGGGCTCAGCATTGCCCGCTCCCGACGCCAAATAGCGAGCTACTATAAAAACGAGATGAAGGAGCTTGGCGGTTTTCCTCGCCGGACCACGCCTCGGTCCGAGCATCCCACCATCGATCTCCAGCAGCGGTATCTGTCATTTGAACAGCTCGACAGGGAAATCAGCGATCTTCATCTTGCGCTGTATCATCCGACCGCAAAACTTCGAAAAGACCTGCCGACCGCAATACGAGACATGTATCAGGATAAGATCTTGGGCGGGTTCACTCAGGAGGGTCGTGAAAAGATCCTGATCGCGATGATGAAGGTCAATTTTCTGAAGCGCCTCGAAAGCTCCGTTGATTCCTTCCGGCTGACGCTGGAGCGTACAATCGAGAAAATCAACCGTCTGGAAGAGCGCATCCTGGCATTCGAAAAGCATATCGATGAAAATCCTGAGATCGACTACGACACGTTAACGCCGGACCAGTTCGAAGATCCGGATTTCGATAGAGAAGAATTTACCATAGGCGGAAAGCGGCGAATTCATCTGGGACATATCGACCTTCCTGAATGGCTGAAGGAAGTCCGTCAGGATCGCGTGCAGCTGCAGTTTCTGCTAGAAAAGACAACAGCGGTCCGGCCGGACCGCGACGGCAAACTGGCAACTCTTCGGACCATCATAGAGGAGAAGACTAAGTCGCCCTCGATTAACAAAGATGGCAAACAGATACGGAAGATACTGGTATTCACCGCGTTTGCCGATACCGCCCGCTACCTGTACGAACAACTCGCGCCCTGGGCGCGGCAGACCCTCGGCATTCATACTGCTCTCGTTGTCGGAACGGGCGACAATAAAACATCTCTGGCCGAACCCAGCTCCGATTTCGATGACATCCTGACCAACTTTTCTCCGTTGTCCAAGTTTCGTGAACTCCAGGAGCGTTTTCCACAGGACGAGGAGATCGACCTACTGATTGCGACGGATTGCATATCCGAGGGACAGAACCTCCAGGACTGTGACCTGCTCGTCAATTACGATATTCACTGGAACCCCGTCCGGATCATCCAGCGATTTGGCCGTATAGATCGGCTCAAATCACGAAATAATGAAGTCAATCTTGTTAACTTCTGGCCAGTGGCTGATCTCGATCGTTATCTTAATGTTAAACATCGTGTTGAAGCCCGCATGGCCCTTGTGGATATTTCGGCCACCCAGACCGACAATCTTCTCGATCCTGGTCAGCTTGAGGAATTGATCCGGGAAGATCTTCTTTTCCGCGATCGGCAGCTTAAGCGGCTGAAAGATGAAATCCTCGATCTGGAAGATTTAGATGACAGTGTATCCCTGACAGATTTTTCACTGGATGAATTTCGGCTTGATCTGTTGCAGTATATCGAGTCCCGCAAAGAAGAATTGGAGGATGCCGGGCCGGGTCTGTATGCAGTTGTCCCTCCCAAAGAGGACATCCCGGCCTGCAAGCCGGGTGTGATCTTCTGCCTTCGCCATAATGGAGCTCACGCAGCCAAAAAGAAAGAGGCGGCGGATCGACAGCCGGGGGATTCCGCTCCAATTAATCCGCTGCTGCCTCATTATCTTGTCTATGTTCATGATGACGGAACCATCCGGTACTCATTTGCTCAACCCAAGGAATCGCTTCTCCTGATGCGCAGCATTGCTTCTGGCGAGGAAGCCGCGATTGAAAAGATTTGCGATCTGTTTGACTCCCGCACAGCGGATGGCACTGATATGAGCCACTACGATAGCTTGATTAAGAAGGCGCTTGCCTCGATCGAACACACTTTTCAGCGCCGGGCTGCTTCAGCGCTTCTTTCCGGTCGGGGGGGCGTACTCCCGACTGCAGAGGAGACCCCGGTTGCGGATACGGGAGAGTTTGAGCTGATTACCTGGCTTGTTATCATGGAACCGCATAAGGACTAA
- the mnmE gene encoding tRNA uridine-5-carboxymethylaminomethyl(34) synthesis GTPase MnmE has translation MPEQDTICAVSTPPGAGGIGIIRISGRTAIGIATTIFKPRRDKHLIAANSHSIHYGHVVDPATGETVDEALCSVMRAPSTYTREDVIEIHCHGGMMPLWRTLGLLISAGARQAEPGEFTKRAFLNGRIDLAQAEAVMDIIMAKTDLALRAANEQLLGGLSGEIAILRDRLLSLIAAIEAGIDFPEEDLETGTGQPLADETDRLLAMVDSLLSGYAQGRILRDGFATAIVGKPNVGKSSLLNALLKQNRAIVTEVPGTTRDVIEEYLNIAGVPLKILDTAGIRHSHDIVEQEGVRRSLGAIGSADIVLFVLDGSQPFTAEDRRVMDEVKGKHVIAIINKSDLPRKLEQLREPEAQVSVSCRTGEGLDDLKRTIAGLVKQGTISSREHVWAVNQRHKTALEQTKESLQRALESITSGLSPEFISLDLRGALDSLGLITGATYTEDILERIFNDFCIGK, from the coding sequence ATGCCTGAACAGGACACCATATGCGCCGTCTCAACACCGCCAGGCGCCGGCGGCATCGGCATTATCCGGATCAGCGGCAGGACGGCGATCGGGATCGCAACTACAATCTTCAAGCCCCGCAGGGACAAACATCTTATCGCCGCGAATTCGCATTCGATTCACTACGGACATGTTGTTGATCCCGCCACTGGCGAGACCGTGGATGAAGCGCTATGTAGCGTGATGCGCGCGCCGTCAACGTACACGAGGGAAGACGTGATCGAGATACACTGTCACGGCGGCATGATGCCGCTCTGGCGAACACTGGGGCTGCTTATATCGGCAGGTGCGAGACAGGCGGAACCGGGCGAGTTCACGAAACGGGCTTTTTTGAACGGCAGGATCGACCTTGCCCAGGCCGAGGCTGTCATGGACATCATCATGGCCAAGACCGATCTCGCTCTCCGTGCGGCAAATGAACAACTGCTCGGCGGCCTTTCAGGAGAGATCGCCATACTCCGCGACCGGCTGCTGTCACTCATTGCCGCAATAGAGGCGGGGATCGATTTTCCCGAGGAGGACCTTGAGACCGGGACTGGTCAGCCGCTCGCGGACGAAACAGACCGCTTGCTCGCCATGGTCGACTCACTGCTCTCGGGTTACGCCCAGGGAAGGATACTGCGCGACGGTTTCGCGACCGCTATCGTGGGCAAGCCGAACGTCGGCAAGTCTTCGCTCTTGAACGCGCTCTTGAAACAGAACCGGGCGATCGTGACCGAGGTCCCGGGAACGACCCGGGACGTGATCGAAGAATATCTGAACATCGCGGGCGTACCGCTCAAGATCCTGGACACCGCCGGCATCCGGCATTCCCATGACATCGTGGAGCAGGAGGGCGTGCGACGGAGCCTCGGAGCCATCGGGTCCGCCGATATCGTGCTTTTCGTTCTCGACGGCTCCCAACCATTCACTGCCGAGGACCGGCGTGTGATGGACGAAGTAAAGGGCAAGCACGTGATCGCGATCATCAACAAATCGGACCTGCCGAGAAAGCTCGAGCAGCTGAGAGAACCGGAGGCGCAGGTTTCGGTATCTTGCCGCACCGGCGAGGGGCTTGATGACCTGAAGCGCACGATAGCAGGCCTGGTCAAGCAGGGGACGATCAGCTCGCGGGAACATGTCTGGGCAGTGAACCAGCGGCACAAAACAGCGCTTGAACAGACGAAAGAAAGCCTGCAACGAGCGCTTGAATCGATAACGTCCGGACTCTCGCCGGAGTTCATTTCCCTGGACCTCCGGGGCGCGCTCGACAGCCTGGGGCTGATCACCGGAGCGACCTATACGGAAGACATCCTTGAACGGATATTTAATGACTTCTGTATCGGGAAGTGA
- a CDS encoding glucose-6-phosphate isomerase has translation MNSKLLWERYKKHLCECPSIGMTLDISRINFADDYLARMEPDIQRAYAAMDALEAGAIANPDENRMVGHYWLRAPGLAPSPEIRKEIEDTIKAIKDFTFTVHTGKIFPRKRARFTHVLCIGIGGSALGPQFIADALGTTADKMKPHFLDNTDPEGISRVLAEIGNDLADTLTVVISKSGRTIETRNGMIEVAAAYRKAKLSFERQAVAVTGVGSKLDETAKKDCWIARFPMCDWVGGRTSLFSAVGILPAALQGINTEGLLKGAALCDGLTREKDTRSNPAALLALAWYHATGGRGQKDMVILPYRDRLMLFPKYLQQLIMESLGKEKDLNNKVVNQGITVYGNKGATDQHAYVQQLRDGVNNFFATFIEVLHDRDGASLEVEPGITSGDYLSAFLHGTRSALYENKRESITISIDKLDERSIGALIALYERAVGFYATLVNINAYHQPGVEAGKKMAEAVIKLQGEVFAHLRNNVGKSYTAEEVAGAIGAAENAESVFKILEHASANADHGVKKDAGKTVFESRYEALSNN, from the coding sequence ATGAACAGCAAGTTACTCTGGGAACGGTACAAAAAACATCTCTGCGAATGTCCCTCGATCGGCATGACGCTCGACATCAGCAGGATAAACTTCGCTGATGATTATCTCGCACGCATGGAGCCTGATATCCAGAGGGCGTACGCGGCCATGGATGCCCTCGAAGCAGGGGCGATCGCCAACCCCGACGAAAACCGCATGGTCGGTCACTACTGGCTTAGGGCGCCGGGGCTCGCTCCATCGCCGGAGATCAGAAAAGAGATCGAGGACACCATCAAGGCGATAAAGGATTTCACGTTCACCGTGCACACGGGAAAGATCTTTCCCCGAAAGCGTGCCCGGTTCACGCATGTCCTTTGCATCGGCATCGGAGGTTCCGCACTGGGACCGCAGTTTATTGCTGACGCGCTCGGCACGACTGCGGATAAAATGAAACCGCACTTTCTGGACAATACGGACCCGGAAGGGATCAGCCGGGTGCTCGCCGAGATCGGGAACGATCTGGCGGATACGCTTACCGTGGTGATCTCTAAAAGCGGTAGAACCATTGAGACCAGGAATGGAATGATCGAGGTTGCCGCAGCCTATCGCAAAGCCAAACTCTCCTTTGAGCGGCAAGCTGTTGCAGTAACTGGAGTGGGGAGCAAGCTTGATGAAACTGCCAAAAAAGATTGCTGGATAGCCAGATTTCCAATGTGTGACTGGGTTGGTGGGAGAACTTCGCTATTTTCGGCAGTTGGTATTTTGCCGGCTGCATTGCAAGGAATTAATACTGAAGGATTATTAAAAGGCGCTGCGCTCTGTGACGGGCTCACTCGAGAAAAAGACACCCGCTCTAACCCGGCGGCGCTCCTGGCTCTTGCCTGGTATCATGCAACAGGCGGCAGGGGACAGAAGGACATGGTGATCCTCCCCTATAGGGACCGGTTGATGCTCTTTCCAAAATATCTCCAGCAGCTTATTATGGAGTCACTGGGCAAGGAAAAGGACCTGAACAACAAGGTCGTTAACCAGGGGATCACGGTCTACGGTAATAAAGGCGCCACGGACCAGCATGCCTATGTACAGCAGCTCCGGGATGGAGTAAACAATTTTTTCGCCACCTTTATCGAAGTGCTCCATGACCGGGATGGGGCTTCCCTTGAGGTTGAACCCGGCATCACGAGCGGGGACTATCTGAGCGCTTTTCTGCACGGAACGAGGAGCGCCCTGTACGAGAACAAGCGCGAGTCGATCACCATCTCGATCGACAAGCTCGATGAGCGATCCATCGGCGCGCTTATTGCGCTGTATGAACGGGCGGTCGGGTTCTACGCCACGCTGGTGAACATCAATGCGTACCACCAGCCCGGGGTCGAGGCGGGGAAAAAGATGGCCGAGGCGGTCATCAAGCTTCAAGGCGAGGTGTTTGCCCATCTCCGAAACAATGTCGGAAAATCGTATACAGCGGAAGAAGTTGCTGGAGCCATCGGAGCAGCAGAGAACGCGGAGTCGGTTTTCAAGATCCTCGAACACGCGAGCGCAAACGCGGATCATGGGGTTAAGAAGGATGCGGGGAAGACCGTTTTTGAGTCAAGGTATGAGGCGTTGTCAAATAATTGA
- a CDS encoding nucleotide pyrophosphohydrolase — protein MADLESIQKKIISFRNERHWAQFHDPKNLAEALSIEAGELLENFLWKTTDQSRKLSPEELKNVKEELADIFIFLTYLSEEYKIDLFKEVENKIAKNAVKYPVEKAKGSNRKYTDL, from the coding sequence ATGGCTGATTTAGAATCTATCCAGAAAAAAATTATCTCATTCCGGAACGAGCGTCACTGGGCGCAATTCCACGACCCCAAGAACCTCGCCGAAGCCCTCTCCATTGAAGCGGGGGAGCTGCTGGAAAATTTCCTGTGGAAGACAACCGATCAGTCCCGCAAACTCTCTCCTGAAGAACTCAAGAACGTAAAAGAAGAACTTGCCGACATTTTTATCTTTCTCACCTATCTCAGCGAGGAATATAAGATCGATCTTTTTAAGGAAGTAGAGAATAAGATCGCGAAGAACGCTGTCAAATATCCAGTAGAAAAGGCAAAAGGGTCGAATCGAAAATACACGGACTTATAA
- a CDS encoding aminotransferase class V-fold PLP-dependent enzyme has product MGAAKKRKKKAAAWLLYVLKCRDNTLYTGITTDLQRRVQQHNDGTASRYTRSRLPVKLLFSEPCRNRSQALKKEYAMKQLSRKGKKRKRTSGTMDNKFFEAYRHEFPVTGKYLYLDHAGVAPMSLRVRTAVEKFLAEATEGGSFHYPAWAQQVMEIRQACARLVNAGPDEIAFVKNTSHGLSIVAQGLDWRPGDNVLIYEKEFPANIYPWLNLRSNGVEVRIIPSQDGRIDMIDIERLMDTRTRLLAMSSVQFSNGFRIDLKKVGALCREKQIHFCVDAIQSLGIIPMDVKDCHIDFLSADAHKWLLGPEGIGIFYCRKELAGQLSPPLIGWKSVQNEFEFDRPELLLKTNALRFEEGSMNLMGIVGLGAALDLLFEVGIEHIEKRVLDLGDLIMQEAMKRSYRVLTPNARHERGGNITFSGDFDPAKMRDALRGKKIMVNARGGGIRVSPHFYNTGEEIAGLFNAVERLAR; this is encoded by the coding sequence ATGGGTGCCGCGAAGAAAAGAAAAAAGAAAGCTGCTGCCTGGTTGCTCTACGTTCTGAAATGCAGGGACAATACGCTGTATACCGGCATTACCACCGATCTGCAGAGACGCGTCCAACAGCACAATGACGGCACGGCCTCACGCTACACCCGCAGCCGTCTTCCGGTGAAGCTCCTGTTCAGCGAGCCTTGCCGCAATCGCTCGCAGGCCCTTAAAAAGGAATACGCCATGAAGCAATTATCAAGGAAAGGAAAGAAAAGAAAGCGTACATCAGGAACAATGGATAATAAATTCTTCGAGGCATACCGGCACGAATTTCCCGTTACTGGGAAATACCTTTACCTCGACCATGCAGGCGTGGCGCCGATGTCGCTCCGGGTCAGGACAGCGGTCGAAAAATTTCTTGCCGAGGCGACCGAAGGCGGGTCCTTTCATTATCCTGCGTGGGCACAACAGGTCATGGAGATAAGACAGGCGTGTGCACGGCTCGTCAACGCGGGGCCGGACGAGATCGCCTTTGTAAAAAATACGTCTCATGGGCTGTCGATCGTTGCCCAGGGGCTCGACTGGCGGCCGGGAGACAATGTCCTTATCTATGAAAAAGAGTTCCCTGCCAATATCTATCCCTGGTTGAATCTGAGGAGTAACGGTGTCGAAGTCCGCATCATTCCTTCACAGGACGGCCGCATCGACATGATTGACATCGAGCGGTTGATGGATACACGAACACGCCTTCTTGCCATGAGCTCTGTTCAATTCTCGAACGGCTTCAGGATCGATCTAAAAAAAGTCGGCGCCCTGTGTCGGGAGAAACAGATTCACTTCTGTGTTGATGCGATCCAGAGCCTGGGCATCATCCCGATGGATGTGAAGGACTGTCATATCGACTTTCTCTCGGCAGATGCGCACAAATGGCTCCTCGGTCCTGAGGGCATCGGGATATTCTATTGCAGAAAAGAGCTGGCCGGGCAGCTCTCCCCTCCCCTCATCGGGTGGAAAAGTGTCCAAAACGAATTCGAATTCGATCGCCCCGAATTATTGCTGAAAACCAATGCCCTGCGATTCGAGGAAGGCTCGATGAACCTTATGGGCATTGTCGGGCTTGGCGCGGCGCTTGATCTCCTGTTCGAGGTCGGGATCGAACATATCGAAAAGCGCGTGCTCGACCTCGGTGATCTGATCATGCAGGAAGCGATGAAAAGAAGCTATCGTGTCCTGACCCCGAATGCGCGGCACGAGCGCGGTGGGAACATTACGTTTTCGGGTGATTTTGATCCTGCCAAAATGCGGGATGCGCTGCGGGGAAAAAAGATCATGGTCAATGCCCGCGGCGGCGGTATCCGCGTGTCGCCGCATTTTTATAATACCGGGGAGGAGATTGCAGGATTATTCAATGCTGTTGAACGGTTGGCACGATAA